A single Lactuca sativa cultivar Salinas chromosome 8, Lsat_Salinas_v11, whole genome shotgun sequence DNA region contains:
- the LOC111900946 gene encoding protein ALP1-like: MLNRNRQEGHEHLYRDYFADNCVYGAKDFKRRFRLSRDVFLRIANALESRYEFFQLRYDARGRRGFTTLQKCAASIRLMAMGESPDTMDEYMRMSERTARESLYTLSRGIVETFGDVYLRKPSLHDLQELYTAHEERHGFPGMIENIDCTHWKWKNCPVARKGQYTSGHHGSPSLVLEAVASQNLWIWHAFFGVAASNNDVNVLDQSAIFDDLLNGKASDAPFTVNGNEYKYGYYLTDGIYPQYSTFVKAFRHPVEERDKFFKRRQEGARKDVKRAFGVLKAKWHIVEHAARPLDLETLRYIMYACIIMHNMVVEDKERNIAHYIPTEPRHVQFQPGTTDYLHRVVDIQDANKHR, from the exons ATGTTAAATAGAAATCGCCAGGAAGGACACGAACATCTATATCGCGATTACTTTGCGGATAATTGTGTATACGGGGCGAAGGACTTCAAAAGAAGATTTCGTTTGAGTAGGGATGTGTTCTTACGAATCGCCAACGCCTTGGAAAGCCG GTACGAATTTTTTCAATTAAGATATGATGCTAGAGGTAGACGGGGGTTTACAACGTTGCAGAAATGTGCTGCGTCCATTCGTTTGATGGCTATGGGGGAGTCACCCGACACCATGGACGAATATATGAGAATGTCTgaaagaaccgcaagagagagtttGTATACATTGTCAAGGGGTATTGTTGAAACTTTTGGAGACGTGTATTTGCGGAAACCTTCGTTGCATGATTTGCAAGAATTGTATACGGCGCATGAAGAACGTCATGGGTTTCCCGGAATGATCGAAAACATTGATTGCACACACTGGAAATGGAAAAATTGTCCGGTAGCACGGAAAGGGCAATACACAAGTGGTCATCACGGATCACCTTCATTGGTGTTAGAGGCTGTGGCTTCTCAAAATTTATGGATTTGGCATGCATTTTTTGGGGTTGCGGCTTCCAACAACGACGTCAACGTTCTTGATCAGTCGGCAATATTCGACGATCTTTTGAATGGAAAAGCCTCGGATGCTCCTTTCACGGTGAATGGAAACGAATACAAATATGGCTATTACCTTACAGATGGAATATATCCTCAGTATTCCACATTCGTAAAGGCATTCCGCCACCCGGTTGAAGAACGAGACAAATTTTTTAAGAGAAGACAAGAAGGAGCACGTAAGGATGTGAAACGTGCTTTTGGAGTGCTGAAGGCGAAGTGGCATATAGTGGAACATGCAGCACGACCATTGGATTTAGAAACTTTACGATatatcatgtatgcatgtatcataatgcataacatggtaGTAGAAGATAAAGAGAGAAATATTGCACACTATATCCCAACAGAGCCCAGACACGTTCAATTTCAACCAGGAACAACAGATTATTTGCATCGCGTTGTTGACATTCAGGACGCAAATAAACACAGATAA